The Martelella endophytica genome contains the following window.
AAGCACCAGGCCGACCGGCAGGACCTTGGTCACGGTGTTGACGACCGGCACACTCTGTTCCACGCCTGTGATCGTCAGGCGCATCTTCAGCACGCCCGGGCCGGTGGCAGGGGCGAGGATGCCCTGTTCGCCGAGTTCTTCGGTGAAGCGCTTGCGTGCGTAATTCGCAAGCGCGGTCCTGTCTTCTTCGGAAATGTTGCCGAACTGATTGTCGGCGCCGCGATAGACCTGCGCCGGCTCGAGCATGATCTTCGAATAGGGCGCAAAGGTCTCGGCCGTGATTTCGGTGCGGTAGGGGACGTGCCCGTCGGCATCGGTGGTATTGGGCTGAAGGCGTGCCGACGAGGCGAGGTCGCCATACTGAGTCGGCTCCGTCGCGCAGCCTGCAAGCAGCGCAAGCGAACCCAGCATCAGCATTGCGCGTGACGTCTTCGTCAGGCCCCGGCCTTTGCGGCGCGACACTGCCGGGGCAAGGCCGGGGGCAGCCTGGGTGTTGGCCCTTGATCGTCTGAAACG
Protein-coding sequences here:
- a CDS encoding DUF3313 domain-containing protein — encoded protein: MIRAQERRFRRSRANTQAAPGLAPAVSRRKGRGLTKTSRAMLMLGSLALLAGCATEPTQYGDLASSARLQPNTTDADGHVPYRTEITAETFAPYSKIMLEPAQVYRGADNQFGNISEEDRTALANYARKRFTEELGEQGILAPATGPGVLKMRLTITGVEQSVPVVNTVTKVLPVGLVLSGVQAGLDRESNFSGSVIYAVEFFDSRTDKLVYAFVTRQYPSALNIPASIRPLDAAKAGIDRGASKAAESLKALLG